A genomic segment from Streptomyces sp. NBC_00459 encodes:
- a CDS encoding fibronectin type III domain-containing protein: MGRAVPPQSRGRTPHRLLWPVTTAVAGAALVAGTVQTPTRDRPDAVPIAAVSCADGVWKADYHANTTLTGTPRKSLCDKAVGENWGKAHPAGISLPDDRFGVRWTMRRNFGGGGPFLLTTAAQDGVRVWIDGKRLVDLWRDYTATQRASVKVTVPAGTHTVRVDYAAFTGSANVSAGLAPATPDKVAPLAPASVKAVPGDGRATVSWARNSEADLAGYRVYRSTSTPVAIDTAHRISGAGPLTGASFTSTGLRNGTKYWFAVTAVDRAGNQSRASAGVPAVPADTTPPGAPDLLGADGYGDIDLNGDGVPDPDDDLGENHLSWGPSRDDDLSTRDAFAGYHVYRAAAPAGPWTRIRSADARVVQDNAYADKDAPIGVTAYYRVTAVDTAGNESAPATTEPGEYASTVASALRPDTGLYPPLRPTGLTGELADGYALLDWADNPVGSPVHGPTAGYQVQSASSASGPWILRVGEDPPLASSEFTDGAALPVGGARHYRVRAVGKVVDADTPRTYSAWTEPVAVSRPLPPDTTPPAAPGVPEVTAPEGGTTATLAWTTHGWPGYEQDFAGYQVTRGDTPDGPFTDSGGARTPQCAAVPDTEEQVRCILTDGPIAADATPYYRVVAVDQLGNRSAGTVVRLKRPVPPASKPPTPTGLTAGRVDGGLLLDWNDSPLPEIRAYYLYRTTYGGACDTDGFTFETVNSRYLDTAPNPRARYCLTVRDFDDNYSDPVWIDVSDEPAPAPQPPEMPTAEGTSDGIRLTWPGYDPAVVRYEIWRRTEPDAVSVKAAEIPATTSPDWTDTGAPAGVPSCYRTVAVNTEGSRSEFSEDRCAVRPYPENTVRPGRPEGLAARQDGNDAVLSWQPVPGATGYLVHRYWGDAANPGVRVQDQPVTATTVTDTAAPFTSSNAFYAVVAVDAAGVRSEAAVLPWVGDGYGASMTLAASGSADGVLLTWSWFCPTEWCSPLASFTVDRWNPATQVWDELTSALPGSAVSYLDTAAPAGTTSYYRVLVYGQDGDIPGLMGFGAVPGTRPAASDAN; the protein is encoded by the coding sequence ATGGGCAGAGCCGTTCCCCCGCAATCCCGTGGCCGGACGCCGCACCGGCTGCTGTGGCCGGTCACCACGGCCGTCGCCGGAGCCGCGCTCGTCGCCGGTACCGTGCAGACCCCGACCCGGGACCGGCCCGACGCCGTGCCGATCGCGGCAGTGAGCTGCGCCGACGGTGTGTGGAAGGCCGACTACCACGCCAACACCACGCTCACCGGCACACCCCGAAAGTCACTGTGCGACAAGGCCGTCGGCGAGAACTGGGGCAAGGCCCACCCCGCCGGGATCTCCCTGCCCGACGACCGCTTCGGCGTCCGCTGGACGATGCGCCGGAACTTCGGCGGGGGCGGACCCTTCCTGCTGACGACCGCCGCCCAGGACGGTGTCCGGGTCTGGATCGACGGCAAGCGCCTCGTCGACCTGTGGCGGGACTACACCGCCACACAGCGGGCGAGCGTCAAGGTGACCGTGCCCGCCGGGACGCACACCGTGCGGGTCGACTACGCGGCCTTCACCGGCTCGGCCAACGTCTCCGCGGGCCTTGCCCCGGCCACGCCGGACAAGGTGGCCCCGCTGGCCCCCGCCTCCGTGAAGGCGGTACCCGGTGACGGCAGGGCCACTGTCAGCTGGGCGCGCAACTCCGAGGCGGATCTGGCCGGTTACCGCGTCTACCGCTCCACCAGCACCCCCGTCGCGATCGACACCGCGCACCGGATCAGCGGCGCCGGTCCACTGACCGGCGCCTCGTTCACCTCGACCGGACTGCGCAACGGCACCAAGTACTGGTTCGCCGTCACCGCCGTGGACCGCGCAGGCAACCAGTCCCGCGCCTCGGCGGGCGTCCCGGCCGTCCCGGCAGACACCACCCCGCCGGGCGCCCCGGACCTCCTGGGGGCCGACGGCTACGGCGACATCGACCTCAACGGCGACGGCGTACCCGACCCCGACGACGACCTCGGCGAGAACCACCTGAGCTGGGGCCCGAGTCGGGACGACGACCTCAGCACCCGGGACGCCTTCGCCGGCTACCACGTCTATCGCGCCGCCGCCCCGGCAGGCCCCTGGACCAGGATCAGGAGCGCCGACGCGCGAGTGGTCCAGGACAACGCGTACGCCGACAAGGACGCCCCGATCGGCGTCACCGCGTACTACCGGGTGACGGCAGTCGACACCGCCGGCAACGAGTCCGCCCCGGCGACCACCGAGCCCGGTGAGTACGCCTCGACCGTCGCCTCCGCGCTGCGCCCCGACACCGGGCTGTACCCGCCGCTCCGGCCCACCGGGCTGACAGGTGAACTCGCCGACGGCTACGCCCTGTTGGACTGGGCCGACAACCCGGTCGGCAGCCCCGTGCACGGCCCGACCGCCGGCTACCAGGTGCAGTCCGCCTCCTCGGCCTCCGGCCCCTGGATCCTGCGCGTCGGTGAGGACCCGCCCCTCGCCTCGTCGGAGTTCACCGACGGCGCCGCCCTGCCCGTGGGCGGCGCCCGCCACTACCGGGTGCGCGCAGTCGGCAAGGTCGTCGACGCGGACACCCCGCGCACGTACTCGGCTTGGACCGAGCCGGTCGCCGTCAGCCGTCCGCTGCCGCCGGACACCACTCCGCCCGCCGCGCCCGGCGTGCCCGAGGTCACCGCGCCCGAGGGCGGCACCACCGCCACCCTGGCCTGGACCACCCACGGCTGGCCCGGCTACGAGCAGGACTTCGCCGGTTACCAGGTCACCCGCGGCGACACCCCCGACGGCCCGTTCACCGACTCCGGGGGCGCCCGCACACCCCAGTGCGCCGCCGTGCCCGACACCGAGGAGCAGGTCCGCTGCATCCTCACCGACGGTCCGATCGCCGCCGACGCCACCCCGTACTACCGGGTCGTCGCGGTCGACCAGCTGGGCAACCGCTCCGCCGGCACAGTCGTACGGCTCAAGCGGCCGGTCCCGCCGGCGTCCAAGCCGCCCACACCCACCGGGCTGACCGCCGGCCGGGTCGACGGCGGCCTCCTGCTCGACTGGAACGACTCCCCGCTGCCCGAGATCCGCGCCTACTACCTGTACCGCACGACCTACGGCGGCGCGTGCGACACGGACGGCTTCACCTTCGAGACCGTCAACTCGCGCTACCTGGACACCGCCCCGAACCCCAGGGCCCGTTACTGCCTGACGGTGCGCGACTTCGACGACAACTACAGCGACCCGGTCTGGATCGACGTGTCCGACGAGCCCGCCCCCGCCCCGCAGCCACCGGAGATGCCGACCGCGGAGGGCACGTCCGACGGCATCCGGCTGACCTGGCCGGGCTACGACCCCGCCGTGGTCCGCTACGAGATCTGGCGCCGCACCGAGCCGGACGCCGTGTCCGTCAAGGCCGCCGAGATCCCCGCGACGACGTCCCCGGACTGGACCGACACCGGCGCCCCGGCCGGAGTGCCCTCCTGCTACCGGACCGTCGCCGTGAACACGGAGGGCAGCCGCTCGGAGTTCTCCGAGGACCGCTGCGCGGTGCGCCCGTACCCCGAGAACACCGTGCGTCCCGGCCGGCCCGAGGGTCTCGCGGCGCGGCAGGACGGCAACGACGCGGTGCTGTCCTGGCAGCCCGTCCCCGGCGCCACCGGCTACCTCGTCCACCGCTACTGGGGCGACGCGGCCAACCCCGGTGTCCGGGTCCAGGACCAGCCCGTGACGGCCACCACCGTGACCGACACCGCCGCACCCTTCACCTCCTCCAACGCCTTCTACGCGGTGGTGGCGGTGGACGCCGCCGGGGTGCGTTCCGAGGCGGCGGTACTGCCGTGGGTGGGCGACGGCTACGGCGCCTCCATGACCCTGGCGGCGAGCGGTTCCGCGGACGGGGTGCTCCTCACCTGGTCGTGGTTCTGCCCGACCGAATGGTGCTCTCCCCTGGCCTCGTTCACGGTCGACCGCTGGAACCCCGCCACCCAGGTGTGGGACGAGCTGACCTCGGCCCTCCCCGGCTCCGCCGTGTCCTACCTGGACACCGCGGCACCGGCCGGGACCACCTCGTACTACCGGGTGCTGGTCTACGGCCAGGACGGCGACATACCCGGGCTGATGGGATTCGGAGCGGTCCCGGGCACCCGCCCGGCGGCATCTGACGCGAACTGA